A section of the Citrus sinensis cultivar Valencia sweet orange chromosome 8, DVS_A1.0, whole genome shotgun sequence genome encodes:
- the LOC102613734 gene encoding uncharacterized protein LOC102613734 translates to MSKGKEKVVEVGDDELGFLPSLPADFAFDPGIPLEPIRSSVGTSARRMSPQTTSSSDSSDEEGSSGSENTLSEGQGDDSGEASPSGASRPEERGTVGGRALSRDYAIDYMSCTTTFDELNDLRLRYSIPGEIPLKIPGKKDTPSRPPRGYVTLYLESFKYGLRCPLQPYFARILNGLNLAPGQLNPNGWRVLSVSWGVHFPLRPGQLKRVEAVLANSCSSRELLSTYNFLESRLILPGHKMEDAVIGALTRKRSRPPTTDRDQDKDAPAAKRKNIVQQVPPLQALPPASAKVGESSRAATDPASSSPPVVPRSRLPDSRPEHLVPYLNELSKLVSKKDLEGFDGCTLGELVGAMQYSAFHLSCMATYYKAKVGRYDRKMKEDIQSATTRADVAEKKAGELNVENLKLIEQESLAQAKAITLEEELTKVKEDLQGQRAMYEAQLESLRDSHRAHIENLEREMDDLAAGVAQHMDEEAAKEDAEGVEPIVIEEGDSPPRAVPADVGEASAPLDATGDTPPAPEEVQPTDAAGLTDPRPS, encoded by the exons ATGTCGAAAGGTAAGGAGAAGGTCGTTGAGGTTGGTGACGACGAACTAGGTTTTTTGCCTAGTCTGCCCGctgattttgcttttgatcCCGGGATCCCCTTAGAGCCCATTAGGTCTAGTGTTGGTACTAGCGCTAGGAGGATGTCTCCCCAAACAACCTCCTCGAGCGACAGTAGCGATGAAGAAGGATCTTCTGGATCGGAGAACACCTTGAGTGAGGGTCAAGGGGATGATTCTGGTGAGGCGTCCCCATCAGGAGCATCACGACCAGAAGAACGGGGTACAGTAGGAGGTAGAGCCTTGTCGCGTGATTATGCCATTGATTACATGTCGTGTACGACCACGTTTGACGAGCTCAATGACCTCCGACTTAGGTATAGTATTCCTGGTGAGATACCTCTTAAGATCCCAGGAAAGAAGGATACACCTAGCCGGCCTCCCAGGGGATACGTTACCCTGTATCTGGAGAGCTTTAAGTATGGGCTGAGGTGTCCCTTGCAGCCTTACTTTGCCCGGATACTTAACGGGCTAAATCTGGCTCCTGGTCAGCTGAACCCCAACGGGTGGAGAGTgctctctg TTTCCTGGGGTGTTCACTTCCCGCTCCGACCTGGTCAGCTTAAACGGGTCGAGGCTGTATTGGCCAATTCCTGCTCGAGCCGAGAACTACTATCTACATACAACTTCCTCGAGTCTCGGTTGATACTTCCTGGCCATAAGATGGAGGACGCAGTGATTGGAGCTCTGACCAGGAAACGCTCTCGGCCTCCAACAACCGATAGGGACCAGGACAAAGATGCTCCCGCTGCGAAGCGAAAGAACATCGTGCAGCAGGTTCCTCCCTTGCAGGCTCTCCCTCCTGCCTCTGCTAAAGTCGGGGAATCCAGTAGAGCAGCCACTGATCCTGCTTCCTCTTCTCCACCTGTTGTGCCTCGGTCTCGCTTACCCGACAGCCGACCAGAACACTTGGTTCCCTATCTCAATGAGTTGTCTAAACTCGTGAGCAAGAAGGACCTGGAGGGCTTTGACGGTTGTACCCTGGGCGAGCTGGTGGGAGCCATGCAGTATAGTGCTTTCCATCTCAGCTGCATGGCCACCTACTATAAGGCCAAGGTTGGCCGTTACGacaggaagatgaaggaggacaTTCAATCGGCGACGACCAGAGCTGACGTTGCCGAGAAAAAAGCGGGGGAGCTAAACGTTGAGAACCTCAAGCTGATAGAGCAAGAGTCccttgctcaagcaaaagccattacCCTCGAGGAGGAGCTGACCAAGGTTAAGGAGGATCTCCAAGGGCAGAGGGCTATGTATgaggctcagctcgaatctctCCGCGATTCCCACCGAGCTCATATAgagaacttggagagggag atggatgaccttgcagctggtgtTGCTCAACATATGGACGAGGAGGCGGCCAAGGAAGATGCCGAAGGGGTAGAGCCGATCGTGATTGAGGAGGGAGactctcctcctcgtgcaGTCCCTGCTGATGTTGGCGAGGCGAGCGCCCCTCTGGATGCGACTGGTGATACTCCTCCTGCACCTGAGGAGGTCCAGCCAACCGACGCTGCTGGGCTTACTGATCCACGACCTTCCTGA
- the LOC102618356 gene encoding uncharacterized protein LOC102618356 gives MDYVLLIYIKQLLKVGNCQAAEAATVVIQHPGNKIERIYWSVSANEIMNSNPGHYVALLATSPTLKSENGLPVKQLLRPDDTLLIGRVYRLISFEDVLKEFAAKKCMKLGRLLKERGGLEVDEMKSKNSSDRNPAPNPNPNSKSEKCSFVKVRKRVTTVLGLDPKPKPNLIILIVKWGGLCRLHCVLTVNSSRGN, from the exons ATGGACTATGTGTTGCTCATATATATTAAGCAGCTGTTGAAAGTGGGCAACTGTCAAGCGGCAGAGGCAGCGACGGTGGTGATTCAACATCCGGGGAACAAGATCGAGAGGATTTACTGGTCTGTTAGCGCTAATGAGATTATGAATTCAAATCCAGGACATTACGTGGCGCTTCTGGCGACTTCACCGACGTTGAAGTCGGAGAATGGCTTGCCAGTTAAGCAGCTCTTAAGGCCAGACGATACTTTGTTGATCGGAAGGGTTTATCGCCTCATCAGTTTTGAAg ATGTGTTGAAGGAATTTGCTGCAAAGAAGTGCATGAAACTGGGGAGATTACTGAAGGAGAGAGGAGGGCTTGAAGTTGATGAAATGAAGAGCAAAAACTCTAGTGACCGGAATCCTGCTCCGAATCCGAACCCGAACTCAAAATCTGAGAAGTGCAGTTTTGTTAAGGTACGTAAGAGAGTTACAACAGTTTTAGGGTTAGACCCCAAACCTAAACCTAACCTAATAATATTGATCGTGAAATGGGGAGGCCTGTGTCGTCTGCACTGTGTGTTAACTGTTAATTCGTCACGGggaaattaa